The genomic interval CAAATGGATGCtgcttcgtcggcggcgggggcttgTATGCCTAACTGCTTATCATCCCCGGAAGAAGATCTGATGCGGTTGCCTGATGCACGAGCTGCGTTGTTCTTGTGTTCATTGTGTTCATGCActgcatttctttttctttgggtTCTTGCCATGTTCATGCGTGCGTCAGATGCTTATGCAGAGAAATGACAGTAGCAAATGGATGTTGTCACGGAGGGCATTTTCGTCTTTTCACGTGAGTGCTAAATTTGCATGGGAGATACAGGAATCGCTTCTTtctggatggagggagtacctggtTCTGTTTAGGATCTAGTGCGTACTTTGTCGCAGTCAAATACGATTGGTGATGGTGAAAGTGAAACCTGCTTGATGTGAAATCAGTTTGTTTCCAACACATGTTCAGTTATGCTTTGCCCTGTTTTCActttactactacctccgtctcaaaataagtgcagctataAGTTTCCGCgctcaactttaatcgtccgttttatttaaaatatttttataattagtatttttgttctataagataataaaacatgaataatactttactcgtgacttatgttttgaatttttttcaaaaattttttaaataagacgaacggttaaaatTGGACGCGGAAAACCATatctgcacttattttgggacggaggaagtactacgcTAGTCTTATCCAGAGCACTTTTAGAACTTGGGTGATTAGATTAGATTCGGTCCAAATTTACTATGTGCAATTTGCTTATACGGCATACGCATGTCGTTCGCACAGGTTAATTAGTAGTACTACTGATAATTATAGTGCTCTGCCTCTGCCTCACCTGATGATGATGCCTGAACAAGATCTACAAATTGCATATTTTCACACACTTTTTTAATAGTATCAGTATCATGTACTACACCAATACTACAATAGTATACTGTACTGCTGCTATGAGTAACAATGTACAGTAAGGCTGCAGAGATGGAAGGAATACTAAGCTGTAACCATACAAAGAAAGGACAAGCAAAGCACATAATAAAAGAAGCCAACATCGCGAGCAGTGCAGCTGTAGTATTGTACACGCACATGGACGGGACAAAGTCTGACCGAGTTGACTCGGCGTGACATTCTTAAACACAATAAAACAGACTAACCACACATCGTTAACACACTAGTTAATCAGCCTCACCTCGAGACCAGTTAACTAAGGATTAAGAACTGCacacacatactccctccgtctaaaaaaaaaagacaaaccctaagattttgtgtccaactttaactgtccgtcttatatgaaatttttttataattcgtatttttattattgttaaatgataaaatatgattaatactttatgcgtgacttgtctttttatttttttataatttttttaaataaaacggacggtcaaatgttggacacggaaaccagggtttgttttttttttacggattaGTACAGCTTCTACTTTATGTGTCTACACTCTACAGTACAACTGTACAAATCCTACTCCTACGGAGTACATAGTAGCAGGCATATCTTCAGTTTACTCTTGTTAGACTATTACCCGGAACAGTGGCTGCGTctgcgtgcatgcatgccggACACCTGCATCCGGCCGTACGTCAGTTGTCACGTTAACATCTGTTTCAGCTGATTCACAGGTGAAACCACTGTTCCTGCACGCTTTCCTTCTCTTATCGCCATTCACAGCAGAGTGGTCACATTCTCGCATTGTCACATGCCATGAGAGAGATACTCCACATACGCCTGGTTTTCAATTTCAGACATCCACCATGCTTTGAAttttgctggtattttggtttgttctgattatatatatatgcgcccATATCAATTCATCCATGTGGAATATATCATTGGCGATATCTTTGTGCGTGAAAACAGTCCAAATCgttgtttaattattttatatacatgtaccTATTCATGCCTttggaaacaaaaaaaactctagTAGAGTATCTAtccaaatatttaaaaattttaaatctgaATTTTCTAGCTAGGTTAGTGCATGGGACGAGGATAGTGAGGCCAATCACGTAGAGCATAAACTAAGCAGCAGGAGCACATTTCCCTCTGCAAGCACTTGTTTTTTCAGCCTCGAACGGAGGCCGGCCGTGCGTTTTCTCTTCATCGCGTTGGGGAAATGGAAATGATGGTGTCAGGCCGTTTCCCTACGTCGTTCTCCGCAGGTTATACTATGTATTATCGTCAAGTAGGCAAACTGAAAGCCATCCTCTGTACCttctttttccaaaaataaaaaaaatatagtagtatctTCGCTTTTTAATATACGGAGTCGTTAAATTTTTTGTtatacgtttgaccattcgttttattttaaaaaaaatatgtaactaTCATTAATTTTATCGTGACTTAATTTATTGttgaatattttttaagcataacttttttttattttttaaaaaattgaataagaagTATATGCATGaatggtaaaacttttatatctcCATTAATTCATGGTTTAAAAGTTAATAAAAAACTAACCAATATCTATAATTTAGAATTTGGCTAAGCCCGATAAGCAAACAACGAGATGATCACACAATAAGAGTCTATAAATaccataatttaataaaaaaagtgtTTTTTATTTGTAAGAATGAGGCTAGTTTTGCCCTAAATCAAACTATTATATATGTGACCAAATCTGTGGATTAGAGTATTGATATTTAccatatcaaataaataaataacgaGAATAAATTTTACAGCAATCTAATGATGCTCTTTTGATATCAtaaacaaatattattattttctctCCAAACATGACTAAAACTGGAGTTGCTTATAAGAGTAGGATGTACTCGTATGTGTTTGAAGTGATAAGTGCGTTGTGTTTATGCGAGCATTTTTGTTTGTACTGTAGGAAAAAGAACTGTCATAACTGAAAATGAAATAGGCTTGTTGCCTTATTGGGAATACTAGATGATGCTccacgctttgctgcgggatatatgttagatattgtagaaatgattaaatgatttgaattgaaatattgtGAATATGATTTGAGAaggatgatttagcatgtgtatttttaattttagaataaaataaattatagatataattactatatgtttGCATATTAATTTTAGAAGTgttaataaataatatatttgtatattGAGTTTTATAGATATTTAGTGGGTATTAGCTTTATATAAAGAAAAGATACGGAGTACAACCCCGTTTTCTTCATTTCCAGTTAAGCATGGAAAATTTTCCGTTGGAGACCAGCTAGCTGGAAACGGAACGGAACGAGTTGACGGCGTCGCCGGTGGCCATGGCTCCCCATCACCGCGCGCGCTTGCCGCCGTTACTTCCTCCTCCATGCGGGGCCATGCCCCACAACCCACACGCTTTATTCCGTCCCGGCCTTTTCCGTTTTTACCCTTCCCCCACCACCACTCaccacctcccccctccccctcgcctTCTCCCCGTTTCACTCCACTTCACTCGCACTCCGAACCGAGTCGGCcgctccgctcctcctcctccactttgTCCGCCTCGGCCGCTCGCTTCCCATCTCGAAACCCCAAACCCCCACGCCAACGCGCGCGGAGATTTCCTCGAGATCTgccgccatggtcgccgccggcgcagcggcggccgcggcggccgcgcccagGGTGAACCCGTCGCCgtccccgcaccgccgccgcgcctcctccgcgcTCTCCCCGTCCAAATCCGCCAACTCCAACGCCAACGCCAATGCCGACGCCgccaggggcggcggcggcggcgggaagcccAAGGGTAAGGCCGTCCCCTCCCGCTACCTCCTCGCCCCCTCCTCCAaatccacctccacctcctcctcctccaccaccaccaccaccaactcgTCGGCGACCTccaactccacctccacctcggcCTCCACGCCCTCCCGCCGCTTCGCGTCGCCGCTCCCGAGGCGGTCCTCCTCCGTCGACCGCCCGCGCCCCACGAGCAAtgcggctgctgctggtggtgacGCCTTGGGGCCCAATGgcgctaccaccaccaccacgaggaGCCTCTCTGTTGCTTTTCAGGGCCGCGCCTACTTCCTGGAGACCAGCAAGGCGAAGCCGGCCACCTCCCCTTCGCCggtgcggcggccggtggcggcggcgtccaccaCGCCCGAGAGGAGGCGGCCCAGTATGGGCACAGTGCCGGAGAGGGGGAAGGTGTTTGAAGGTGGTCATAGCCAGCAGAGGTGGCCAATGTCGGCGAGGGCTGCCCATGGGTTCGAGGGGAATCCGCTTACCAAGAGCTTGGACTGTTCTCTGGACAAGAGGGGTGCTGCTGTGCTGGCTGCTGTGCGCTCACTGCGGCAGTCAATGGTGTTCGAGGAGGGGGTGCGGCGCGCCTCGTTTGATAGCGGTGACTACTTGATGTCATCGGACACAGAGAGTGTGTCATCAGGGAGCAATTCTGGGTCTCAGGATGCAGGCATGGGCAGAGCACGCTCGTCCCCAAAGGGGATGAGTGTGCCTGCGCGGTTCTTGCAGGATGCTGCGGCCAGCAGGCCGAATCGCCTTGCAGATCCAAGCACACCATTCATGACACATAGCTCTGGGTTTGCATCATCTCCCAGGACAGCACCAGTCAAGAAATCGTTGCTGAATGGCTTTGTTTTGTCTCCACTGAATAGGCCAATTAGGCAGCCTTCACCAAGTAAGCTTGTAGGATCACGGAGGATGTCAAGCCCATCCCGACCAAGGGGCTCTGTGGGGGTGAGTGCATCATATGGAGATCAGCATGGAAGAAGTTCATCTGGTTATGGGTTGGATAGTCAAGTGAAAAGGAGGTGGCTTGGGTGTAGTAAGGTTGACTGTGAGCACCTATTGAGGATTTTATGCAATCGACATTTGCAGTGGCGGTGTGTAAATGCACAGGCTGATGCTGCACTTGCCGCGCAGAAGATGACTGCAGAGGTGAGTTTATCACATGTTCACTCTGCTATTTGACAAATTGATGTGAATACTCAACATGCTATCAGCTTTTCCATTGCAATTTGTGAGGCGGTCTGTTCCTGTGCAAGCAAAATCCGTAATATATGTATCTAGAGATTTATCTCTATGCATGTTGATGCACATCTGAAAATTAGCACATATGCTTGTGGATTTTAGACTTTACCTCATTCCTGCCAATCTAGTAGTTTCACTGATAACTTGTGTAAAATACAATTCATTGAATCCAAGGAGATGGGTTTCATACCATGGCTTGTACTAGTACACAAGGTTGTTTGCTCATGCTTATAGTGTGTACATCATCATATTTGAGTAAATTTAATAACTTCTTGAACATAGATACACCAAGAAACGTATAACTGTCAATCATATGTCTGGTATTTTATCAGTTTTGTTTTCAAGTGAACAATTGTTGCCATAGCATGGAAAATAAAGAACGGACACAAGGCTTTTAAGTTCTTTTAAGGCTTTAGTTCAAGATGTATTTGAATATTTAAAAATTGGAGCTTGAATTTTGCATTTGAGTCAGACAAAGTCTGTCTATCATCTATAAGTGGTTAATCGAAGGAGCCAAGTGGCCATCTTTAATCATCACTACACctagataaaaaaagaaaggtcCATACCGGCCAGATTATTTAAGGCAATGTTATGTTTTCTGCCTTATTTATTCGTTTTCTGCTAACATTtcgttctttcttttttcagaaATACTTAAGTGATGCATGGATTACTACCTTAGGAATGCGTAAATCTGTTGCTCTTAAAAGGTTTCAGCTACAACTATTCCGGAACAATTGGAAACTCATGACAGTTCTAAAGGGACAAGTAAGAACTGTATCTTGTTTCTTCTGCAAGCTTGGGTTTACTGTTTTTGTTACAGCTTCACATAGCCAATATTTTCTTAGTTAACTTTAATACTTATTATGATTCCTGTTAATTCCTCCCATTACCTTGAAATATCCTGCTCATTTGGTTGGCAGACATTGTTAGCAAGAGAATTTTTTACCAACAGGAAATAGAAGACTCTGAAATTACTCTAGGACGAGCTAGTTCTATGCAGGATTATCTGAATACAGATTTCCTTTGTTTGCATAACTGCTCCACGCGGGCCTTTTCTTTTCACATAATGGCCTTTGTTCAATACATTGCACATGGCCCTTTCATGTGCATAACTGTAaagttgaaaaggaaaaggatcaGCATGTGGCCTCTGCAGTGGGACAGAGACAATCTACAGTATCATTCTAGGTCATAGCTTGACCTGGTAGAACTATTAGCTTTCTGTAATAGCTTTGAATTTCAGTTCTCAACACTATCTTGTGACAGAAATTCTGATAGAATTTGATTTATACAGATGGACTTTCTGGAGGAGTGGTCTTTTTTAGAGAGGGATCATGCAAATTCTTTATCTGGGATTGTGGAAGCTCTAACGGCCACCATTCTTTGCCTTCCTGTTACTGATGGAGCAAAGGTTGGCAATAACTTGTCAACTAATAGCTAATTTACTTTCATGTATTTCTACTTGCCGATAAAATCTCTGATCCTTCTTTGTACTTTCTCACTCGCAGGCTGATATCCAAGATGTCAAAAACGCTGTTGGCTCTGCAGTTGACATCATGCAGACAATAGGAAGTTCAATATGTACTTTGCTCGCTAAGGtactatttgttttatatttcttttattcatTTTTATGCATAGTGAGTTACTTATCTACCGATTACATTTCCTTATGTTAATGATAACATTATCTCGATAACATATTTAGCACCCTATAGATTTCTACCTTTGATTTTTTGTCATGACAAAAGATGTACATGTAGTTCTTTCCATGGATATATAAGAAAATTTCGAAGTCATCTGATCTGTTGGATGGTTGGATTGAGCAATATCATCAAGAATTTATGTCGATTAGGCTGATCCTAGTCAACCATACTAGATCAGATGGCTTCAACAACCTTGTTGAGCTTCTGATTTATGAATAGAAGGCTAGGATAAACGCAGGTCGTTTTGTCTTACTTATGTAGTTGGGTCAAATTGGAATGTTACAAATTCAATTCATTTCAGAGCTTCATGCATTGCCACAAACTGTCCAAACGATTGTGCCATGCATGGATTCTTAAGAGGATTTAATAAGAACAAAATTACATATAGCAACTTTTAGGCTtgtggaaatatatatattctgaaGGCTGCAGCTTTCTTCCGTTTAGCTGAGTAATCTGTCACTGTGCAGCTATCTGGGACAAGTATTTTGGTTTCTGACCTCGCCAAAATCGCTACACAAGAGCGCACTTTAATGGACCAATCCAGAGAATTGCTGTCCACACTTGCATCAATGCACGTAAGTGATACAACCTTCTCGGTTTTATTCCCATTATGTACACAACTGTTAGAACGATTATTCTAATTTGCCCATCACGACTATGATCAAACAGGTCAAATACTGTAGCCTACAAGGGCAAAGAGTACAGACGACAACTCACAGGAGGCGTGTGCGTTCGTAGAGCAGACAACTCTTAACTCACTAACCGAAGAGTGTAGGTGCAGTTGCAAAATCTGGTTGGCTTGCTGGACACCGAGCGATCAGACTCTTCTGAAGAAGCTATCGTAGTCTGCCGATACAAGTTCTAGCGCTCTTTTGGCCCTTTTTTTGGTTCGGTAGGTTCTTATTGCTGAGTTGAGCTATGCCAAGCCTATGTAGAACAGATTAAATGCAACTTGTATATAGCTGTAATTTTAGGTGAGCATTAGGTCTAACTAATTTAAGGGTTCTTTTTTTGTTCGTTGGATGACCTTCCGCCTTCGGCGCCATCAACCATGTCAATGCAATGCAGTATATCCTCTATTCTTCTATGCCAAATGTTAGGATCTAAACCTAGCTGGTTTCACTCTTGGCAGCCATCATTCATTTCTTGTTCCCGTGGAATATGACATGGTGAACACCGTTTGAGAGCAGCAGCATAAATGGAGCAGTAACACTCTACTCACGGGGAACGGGATGCATGCCACAGCCATTACAGCAGTGAGCTGTTCCCTGCCTTGCCTCCTTGCCCAGCTGCTGACATCTCATCTCCCAAGCCGTTGAGTGCGTACGAACGGTTACGCCGGGGAGCCCTCGGCACGGCAGTGGACGCCGACGTGAAGCCTGTGCCGGCCAGAGACGGCGTCAATTTGATGGAGAAAGCACGGCCAAAGCCGCAGCCGACACACTGGGCTGTGGCACCCGGACACACACAGCCCGACCAGGGATGGATTAGTTAGTTGCTTCCTCTCGATCTTGCTACATTGCTGCGTCGTCTTCTTTGCCGTGTGCCTGTCTCCTCCACTCGAAAGGGGTTCTCGAAGATTCTAGACAGACTGCGTGTGCTTCGCGTGCAAACCATGTTCGAGATGAATTTTGGTGAGCCATGTTGAGATGTTAAGCCTAGCAaggcggccggcgccgtcggAGAATCGGAGATGATACAACGCCACCGGCCGGGTCGCCTTCAGATCGGCCTGGTTGTTCCACTCCAAGCTGTCGCGGATATTTGGCACAGCTTCAACTTTAGCTCCCATCTCTCCTGGAGTTATATagctcagccaaacaatttcagctccatCTAAAATGGAGCGAACCTGGGTGGAgatctctcacaaaatgaattaGATAGTTGTAACtggggtctgtttggcacaatTTCAACTATAGCCTAGAAAAACAGTTTCAACTACATCTAAAATAGGAGCGGAGCTAAGTCGagcgctctcacaaaataaactagagagctggagctgggtttagacagctccacaactccactctagactcaactcctagagctaaatttaggagttggagctctaacAAACATGCTCTAGGTTTAGGCTGCTCCGTAACTTCACTTCGGACTCAAACAAAGGCAACGCAGGGACTTTACATTGGATCGCACCAAATGGGCCACCACTCATGGGCCGGCCTTTATACTTTCGGCCCACTGTATCTGTGGTACAAGATCCCATTAGGCTCACTGTCCCAGTACGGTTAGTATTATTACAGAGACAGTACGGCATTAAGGACAATAATGCGCAAGCAGATAGATTTTTAATACCCCTACATGGAAATGCTATGCCAATAAGGAATATTGATATTTGGTTTATATTGATATTTTCGCACAATAAAATATCAATATTTTGCTTGTATTAATGGCAAAATAAATTTCATTAatacaaaactttttttttattaatcacAAAACGtgctggcggcgacggcgtcgcgaCGCCAGGTCTGGCGCCCCTCATCAGATCCGGCCCCCCTTGTTCAGATCCAGCCTAACCCGCGCGGGAGGGCGGCCCCCctagtcgacggcggcggcgagacggcaGGACGATGGTGGAGGCCGGTGAGACAGCGGGACGTGGCTGTGGAGGTGACGGTGTGGACATCTGAGGCGAGAGATTGGCAGGAGGGGTGTGACGacacgacagcgacggcggccacACCCATGCGGTAACTTTGGCGgaaggaggagacgacgacaggGATGGAAGAAGCGGGGTGCCGGCTGGGAACGCCATCGGTTGAACGGCGGGCACGACGAGGAGGCCGAAGGCGGTGGACATCGCAATGAGGTGTAGCCAACAGCAGAGGCCGGTACGGTGCGAAGGCTGGCCGGTACGCGCTGATAGAGGATTGATGGTAGTGGAGCAATGGTGCGTCAGCTGCGGTAGGCaggcggcgggtgaaaacctagcccggTCTTGGCCGGGCCGGCAACAACGACGCTTTCGAGCGTCGCTCTCCCTCTTGAGGGTGTTGTTGTTCCATCCCATCTCCTCCCGTGGGGCTaccgggtgaaaacccagtctCGGTTCTCTTTGGGACctcgacggacggcggcggcaatggtttCATCGCTCCTCTCCCTGGAGATGTCGTCTTGGCAACCCCCTTGCTAAATTCCTCCCAGACTTCCGGTGCAAACTCGCTCTAGATTCCGGTCCTCTTGTATCAGCGCCCTAGCTTATGCAAGTTGGCCACGTCAGAGAGCCTAGGTGGGAGAGCGGTTCCATTCTTCTCTCCACCCTCTCTCCCTGAATCCTAATGATGTGGATAGAGTGTAGTTTTGCGTCGGTTGTTAGGGTGAGTTTTTGGGCGATCTCAGCTGTAGCTTCTTTGTGGGCCTAGCGGCGGCCGGGCATGCTTAGCGCTGGCCAGTCCGATGCTAGCCTTCTCCCGGGTCGGTGTGTTGGTGCTATCGATGCGTGGGTGGTGgtcattttttccccttttcttggTTATGACCTCTAAggattgtaatcttgtaattttttcctgctctatcaatatgaacttcgttcaaaaaaaaaaagttcttgcCTGTCTATCCATTTTAGCGTAATCCATAGTTGTTGAGGCCTTGCCATTTTCATGCGAAGGCATTACCAGTTTCCTCTTTTTAGAAATTTCGTTCTGTTCTGGACTACCATGGAGCCTCCCATCACCAAGA from Oryza glaberrima chromosome 3, OglaRS2, whole genome shotgun sequence carries:
- the LOC127766542 gene encoding QWRF motif-containing protein 2-like, whose amino-acid sequence is MVAAGAAAAAAAAPRVNPSPSPHRRRASSALSPSKSANSNANANADAARGGGGGGKPKGKAVPSRYLLAPSSKSTSTSSSSTTTTTNSSATSNSTSTSASTPSRRFASPLPRRSSSVDRPRPTSNAAAAGGDALGPNGATTTTTRSLSVAFQGRAYFLETSKAKPATSPSPVRRPVAAASTTPERRRPSMGTVPERGKVFEGGHSQQRWPMSARAAHGFEGNPLTKSLDCSLDKRGAAVLAAVRSLRQSMVFEEGVRRASFDSGDYLMSSDTESVSSGSNSGSQDAGMGRARSSPKGMSVPARFLQDAAASRPNRLADPSTPFMTHSSGFASSPRTAPVKKSLLNGFVLSPLNRPIRQPSPSKLVGSRRMSSPSRPRGSVGVSASYGDQHGRSSSGYGLDSQVKRRWLGCSKVDCEHLLRILCNRHLQWRCVNAQADAALAAQKMTAEKYLSDAWITTLGMRKSVALKRFQLQLFRNNWKLMTVLKGQMDFLEEWSFLERDHANSLSGIVEALTATILCLPVTDGAKADIQDVKNAVGSAVDIMQTIGSSICTLLAKLSGTSILVSDLAKIATQERTLMDQSRELLSTLASMHVKYCSLQGQRVQTTTHRRRVRS